Sequence from the Fragaria vesca subsp. vesca linkage group LG4, FraVesHawaii_1.0, whole genome shotgun sequence genome:
TTTCTTGATACCTTGCATTTTCGCTTACGCAGTCCAACAATGTCATTCTAGATTCTTGCAAACTCAAAACAATGTGGTTCCTATGATAGTTAGCACAGGCACAGCAACTCTAGTACACTTGCTTTTGTGTTGGCTTCTCGTATATAAGACATGCCTTGGATATAGAGGAGCTGCGGTCGCAATCTCCATCTCGTATTGGCTCAATGCATTGTTCTTGGTTGTATATATCAGAGTTTCTTCCTGTTGTAAACACACATGGACTGGTTTTTCGAAGGAGGCATTCCGTGGAATTCCCACCTTCATAAAATTATCTATTCCTTCAGCTTTAATGATCAGGTACTTTCATTAGGTGTAACATTTTCCTGATTAGAGGTTTATGCAAATCTGAATACACAGTTCCTAACCATTTCTTAGTTTTTTATTTTTACTTTCTATGTATATGATGTTCTCAAATGTTAGTGATTGGTTTGGTTGTTTATTGGTTTTTATTACTGCGAGCAGCCTAGAAATATGGTCATTCGAATTGATGGTCCTCTTGTCTGGTTTTCTTCCAAATCCACAGCTTGAAACCTCAGTTCTATCAATCAGGTGTGTGTTTTAGCATTAACTCAAAATGACATGAGGTCGATACAGGTCATCTGATAGTAGCTCACCTCTTGTGAATTTGTTAATTGTTATCAGCCTTAACACATGCTCCATGGTATACATGATTCCTCTTGCATTCGCCGGTGCAGCCAGGTTTGTCTAATGCATACCTCGATCTCTTGTGCATATTTGTCTCAGTTCTTTCCTGGTCTTTATATCCATATATTGTGTCGTAGCACAAGAGTTTCAAATCAATTGGGTGCTGGGGAACCACGACTAGCTCGCCTAGCAGTAGGTGTTGCACTATGCATTGTTGTTACTGAAGGCTTTGTGACTGGTGCAATAATGATACTAGGCCGAAAAGTTTGGGGCTACTGCTATAGCAGTGAAAAGGAAGTTATCAGTTATGTTGGGCAAATGCTTATTTTGGTTGCAGTATCCCACTTTTTTGATGGGCTTCAATCTGTGCTTTCAGGTTCTTTCCCATTTTGCTTAATCGCTTGTCTCATAGAACCATTTTTGACTGAGTTCTCTTCTTTTGAATTTATAGCGTCCTCTTGAGTTCATTAAGAATTTCACTTCAAAAAACAAGTCCAATCTACTTGATGTCATCCTCTTTTTGATGAAAGGACTTCAAAACTGTTCACAAATTCAGGTATTATAAGAGGAAGTGGACAGCAAAATATTGGAGCATATGTTAACCTGGGAGCTTATTATGTTATGGGAATTCCTACTGCAGTAGTATTAGCATTTGTATTCCACATTGGAGGAAAGGTGATGCCAAATCCTTTCACTGTTTTCTCTTACAATTTAATAAGCTGTTAAGTTTGTTCAGTCTTCTAGGAGAGAATATAACCCTATGTAAGTCATACTAAAGACAAAGTAACATGTTCTTTTATAGGGTCTCTGGATGGGAATCATTGTTGCGCTATTTGTGCAAGCACTGTCTCTTGCGATCATAATTTTATTTACAGACTGGGAGAAAGAAGTAAACCAGCTACTTCCATATCATATTTCTTTTATCAACCTCGACTATAATAATCTCATACCATTTTGTTGTTCTTTCTCTTATTCGTTTTGTAGGTGAAGAAAGCTTCTGATAGAGTACACAACAGCGACAACAGACCAACCGCGGCTGATACATCGTCGCTGAGCTGATGTTGGAGAGACGAATGATTCAGTCTACTATTAAAAAAGAAGTGGCAGGCTTACCATGCATATATATATTCATTACTATTTCGTCTTCCGAAAGCATCTAAGAAAAGCAGGAGACATGTATAAAATGATTAGCTTATGGCTTTTGAGCCTTGTTACGCCAGTTTGGTCATACGGTGTTCCGATAATCAGCATTTCTCCGTTATCTTTGCATTATCTTTGCTTTCTCTACAACATTGTGAAGTGATACGAATTGTAGAGATTGAATCGAAGCTATTGGATGCTACAAATTTTGGTAGCTCTTGATTATAACTTACTCTTTTACCAAATTCTTTCTCGATGGAAACAAGGGCATTCAGGCATTCATTTTTTTTCTCTCTACTTGTTCCGTATAAGTAGGAACTAGGCTTCGCAAAGGAATTTTTTCTCTCCTTCTCATCCAGCTGCGCTACGGCGTTGGTGCCAATCTTTGGTTTTGCCGACATCTGATCGTTGTGGTCGGATGAGATTTACTGATGTGGTCTAGGCTCGGAGGACAGGAATGGAGAGGTTCTTTCTCAGCCTTAGTCAATTTGGGACGACGACTGTTGCATCCTTGTTTGGGGGGCTGCCATGGATTAGAAATGGATCGGTTATATGCTGGGTTATGTCGGTGGATTGCGACGGTTGGGGGGTCTTTGGTACATGATGATTTTCGGATCGGATCAACGGCCTATCAGAAGGTCCGGCTCTACCCTATGGGTTCGATGAATTTGTATACTATTTTATAAGATATTGATGGCTTGACGGTAAGAGGAGCATAGCGAATTTCTTGAGCTTCGATGCTCTAAACCTCTAGAGGGGTCTTTATGGATGGAAGAGTGTCTTACATCCCTTGTGGAAGTGGCACTCCTTCTAGGTGATAAGGCCTAAGTAGGCACTATTGTTACACTTACATGTTTACGTAAAGGCAGATAAGTTAATTTGGATAGTAGGTCCATAGGACCTGCTGTCGGGTATATTTTCTAGCGCCACATTTACTTGAAACTAAAATGTTTTCGAAAGTTTTTTCGTTCAATGCACCATTTAAAGTTTCCAAACCTAGTTAAAGTTTGTTTTAGCAGCGATGATAAAAGCTCACCTCTACATGAGTTTGGTTGCAGTTACTGTGTGGCACACCAACAAGGGGTAAGCCACAACGCCAATGAGAAACTGACATATCGATAGGGACGTCTCGATAACCCACTAACTCGAAACCGTAAGGCTTTTGGTTATAAAGTTAGTTCCTGCAAAAATGAGAACATTGTTGTGGCCCAAAAATCTAGGTAGCATGTCTAATTCATTCTTTAAGCCCAATTCACACTTTAAGGCAAATTCTACTCGCAACCATCATACAGTGCATGTGAATTCTACTCCCACATTCATGCACTTGGGACTTTCAACAACGGGTGCGTGGTGGAAAGTAACATAATTGCATGAGGTCTGTATTAGTTTTAGGATCACAAACAGCAACAAGCACCAAAAACAGAAACATGAGAACATGTTCAAGCTTGACCACAACCACGGGTTGCTGAACCCCCAACACGATTTGCCAGCCAGGCACCACAGGCAGCAGAAGATCCACCACGAGGCACTCGACTAACAACCACGGAACTACGTCCACGACTAGGACTGGACCCCCCGGCCTTGATGATGGCCGCCAACGATCCCACCACGAATTTGGCTGACTACCGATGTTTTCTTTCCTTGGAGAGCAGGAGAAGACGATGTTGGTGTACTAGCATTAGGGCCTACGACCTCTTGAGCAATACCCGGGGTGATAGGTCTCGCTGCACTAGTCTGACCAATCCCGAGAGTTCCAGCGTTAGAGGCATCCTGGGCATTCTTTGATTTCTCCTCTCGCTCACGGTTCACGCTGCTTGGAGGACGTACCATCTTTTTTAAGATAAGCTTCCAACCCACCCTTGTTGATCCACCCTTGGCTCAGACCCACGTTCGCTAGGTCGGCCTTCGCTTGCCTCCTCATGTTGTCCAGCTCAACTCGGAAGACAAGACAAGCCAATTACTCAGCAATCCCAATTTTCTTTGCACTCGCCAACTCTTCTTCATGCTTCGATCAAGCCCATACTCGTCACTTGACGATTCAGAGTCTCATTCTGCTCGATCAGCCTCGCAATCTCATGATCTTGGGTTTGCCACTGCTCATACTGGGTTCTCAACTCAGACTGCAACCTCGAGTTCTCATTCTCCGCCTCAATCAGACGACTCTTCACTTGTTCCAGATCCTTATGATCTTGGGCCACCATATTTCTGGAACTTTCTAGACAAGAAGCAAGGGCAATCTCGCTTTGCTTTACTTGGTCCCTAGTAGCCCTCAGCTCTTCCTGCAACCTTGCCTCTCAGGACGGTATGCCCTTGGCGACGAGGCACTCGGTAGCACAATACGACATCTTCACACTCTAAAAACAAAGGACAAAAATAATTACAAGAACAAGTGTTGAACAACCTTAGTATATACAGACCAGAACTTACCCGCATAATCTTTTCATGAGCCCGGTACAACGCCGTGATCGGGTCCACTTGCTCCTTGATATATAAATCAGCCCCACAATGGTGTAGATCAGCAATCATCCTCCGTGCAAATCCTCTATCCCGAGACCTTCAAGCTCCTCCATGATCTCGGAAAAGGTGGCACTTCGCCTCTTTTCTTTCTTCTTCTTCTTCTTGTGCGACTTGTCAGACTCGAAGGCGCCGTCACCACGGCTTCGTTTGCAGGACAGTATGCTCCAAGACCTAACAATCCCCGGTATCCTCTTCTTCCTCAAACTCTTCATCCTCCTCATCCTCGGTATGCTCATCCAATGATGGTTGAGCCATCATAACATTCCCCATTGCCGATTCCTCTCTATCTTCCTCTTCCCGCTCAAAAAACCCCACCAAGTTGCTAGTATCAACCTCAATCACGGTATCACATCCTTCCTCCCCATGCCTTTCCACATCATCAGCCATCTCGTCTTCCCCCGACACTCCTTCCTCTCTTAGCATCACCACAAACTCAGGAAGCTCGTCATAAATGCTAGGCTCCAAACCCAGATTAACAT
This genomic interval carries:
- the LOC101292884 gene encoding MATE efflux family protein 6-like, coding for MGIPTAVVLAFVFHIGGKGLWMGIIVALFVQALSLAIIILFTDWEKEVKKASDRVHNSDNRPTAADTSSLS